In one Alphaproteobacteria bacterium genomic region, the following are encoded:
- a CDS encoding phytanoyl-CoA dioxygenase family protein yields MQNISKSSHLTGVSWIKNSVSTAFTLHRQYLKNSRYPRNFSGDHAQALQHVLTSGYCILPDYLLGKACDAFAAHIAHVAAAYPQYTTMQEDTRIFGAENLNGVAMHVHCDPNMLTLANKYYGQQSCVGVTLANMLEPRQDITLGSGGDWHRDRLTRQFKLLVYLSDVDEDNGPMQLITGSNTQHIKQWMKDEKRMQYAQPQTRLSHEKVARLIAHNPERLLTLTAKKGTAVLLDTSAIHRGMPIKSGQRFALFNYYYPMAGFDSEAFAQKFSPRLPPNYAVEPTA; encoded by the coding sequence ATGCAAAATATCTCTAAATCCAGCCATTTAACTGGCGTTTCATGGATTAAAAATAGCGTTTCTACTGCATTTACCCTGCACCGTCAGTATTTAAAAAACAGCCGCTATCCAAGAAATTTTAGCGGTGATCATGCGCAGGCATTGCAGCATGTATTAACATCCGGCTATTGCATATTGCCCGATTATCTGCTGGGCAAAGCGTGCGATGCCTTTGCTGCACATATTGCCCATGTGGCCGCTGCCTATCCGCAATACACCACTATGCAAGAAGATACCCGCATTTTTGGCGCCGAGAACCTCAACGGCGTTGCCATGCATGTACATTGCGATCCCAACATGCTTACGCTGGCTAATAAATACTATGGCCAGCAAAGCTGTGTTGGCGTTACCTTGGCGAATATGCTGGAGCCACGTCAGGATATAACGCTCGGCTCTGGCGGCGACTGGCACAGAGACCGCCTAACGCGCCAATTTAAACTTTTAGTGTATTTAAGCGATGTGGATGAAGATAATGGCCCCATGCAGTTGATTACGGGGTCGAATACCCAGCATATAAAACAATGGATGAAAGATGAAAAGCGCATGCAATATGCGCAGCCACAAACCCGTCTAAGCCACGAAAAAGTTGCCAGACTGATTGCCCATAACCCTGAAAGGCTGCTGACACTCACCGCTAAAAAAGGCACTGCCGTGCTGCTGGATACCTCGGCAATTCATCGCGGCATGCCCATAAAGTCAGGCCAGCGCTTTGCATTGTTTAATTATTACTACCCCATGGCCGGATTTGACAGCGAAGCCTTTGCGCAAAAATTCTCGCCCCGACTTCCTCCCAATTATGCAGTGGAACCGACCGCATGA